From Companilactobacillus heilongjiangensis, one genomic window encodes:
- the fni gene encoding type 2 isopentenyl-diphosphate Delta-isomerase, which yields MPKQDAQMQRKVEHLFLAEKFFTDESFADFDSVRLLHDALPELRLQDIDLSTNFLGSKMALPIYFNAITGGSRQSAQFNEELSQLAHKLSIPVSSGSMGVYLRLPAETKASFTTLRENNPDGFVMANVSAKANATQAQETIDLLHANALQIHLNVLQELAMPEGDQEFFWLDNIKDIVSHVSVPVIVKEVGFGISQKNLAQLYRVGVRNVDISGFGGTDFAQIESARNHELDLTYLDRFSLSTVESLLESLPYQNKMTIFASGGVRTPMDVIKAIRMGASAVGMSGLVLHHLQKYSLSEAEIFFDEFTKQLRLIMAAIGAKSIADIKKAPIVFDENLINYMKQRNINF from the coding sequence ATGCCTAAACAGGATGCACAAATGCAACGTAAAGTTGAACATCTTTTCTTAGCGGAAAAGTTTTTTACTGACGAGTCATTTGCTGATTTTGACAGTGTTCGACTATTGCACGATGCTTTACCGGAATTACGGTTGCAAGACATTGACTTGTCGACTAATTTTCTGGGCAGTAAGATGGCCTTGCCAATTTATTTCAACGCCATAACTGGTGGCTCTCGTCAATCAGCTCAATTCAATGAAGAACTTTCACAGTTAGCTCATAAGCTGTCAATTCCCGTTTCCAGTGGCTCAATGGGCGTTTATTTGCGTCTTCCTGCTGAAACTAAGGCATCATTTACTACTTTGCGCGAGAATAATCCAGACGGCTTTGTCATGGCTAATGTATCTGCTAAGGCTAATGCTACTCAGGCTCAAGAGACGATTGACTTGTTGCATGCTAATGCGTTGCAGATTCATCTGAATGTTTTGCAAGAGTTAGCTATGCCCGAAGGTGATCAAGAATTCTTTTGGTTAGATAATATTAAAGATATTGTCAGTCACGTTTCAGTTCCAGTAATCGTTAAAGAAGTTGGCTTTGGAATATCCCAGAAAAACTTGGCTCAACTTTATCGAGTGGGCGTTCGTAACGTTGATATTTCTGGTTTCGGTGGTACTGACTTTGCTCAGATTGAAAGTGCTAGAAATCATGAGTTAGATTTGACCTATCTCGACCGCTTTTCTCTATCAACAGTTGAATCACTCTTGGAATCTCTACCCTATCAAAATAAGATGACCATTTTTGCTTCTGGAGGCGTTAGAACACCAATGGATGTCATAAAAGCGATTCGGATGGGTGCTAGTGCTGTCGGGATGTCAGGCTTAGTGCTCCATCATTTACAAAAATATTCTCTTAGTGAAGCTGAAATCTTCTTCGATGAATTCACTAAGCAATTGCGTTTGATTATGGCAGCAATCGGTGCTAAATCAATCGCGGACATAAAAAAAGCTCCCATCGTATTCGATGAGAACTTAATTAATTATATGAAACAACGAAATATTAATTTCTAA
- a CDS encoding RsmF rRNA methyltransferase first C-terminal domain-containing protein — MKVDLSNDFKEKYRNLMGERSEKLFAAIQEDSQEAFRLNPLKANYQNVSYSLDKPLEYSNIGYFGDINGNSIDHLSGYVYSQEPSAMYVTEIVDPQENEKILDLCAAPGSKTTYIASKMASQGLLVSNEINAKRAKVLSSNIERMGITNTVVTNNSPKDFEKKFDDFFDKILVDAPCSGEGMFRKDPESVEYWSLDYVEQCANRQQHILDSAYKLLNQGGTLVYSTCTFSPEENEQNVAWFLDKYPDMHLAEVKKYLGMEDGRPEWANGNPELKKALRMFPDQFNGEGHFMCKLVKDGETVEPKERQINDGLKKDDLKFVQQFAKTNLNSLTQTNWLKISDFLYQAASLDNRFKGLHILRNGLKLGEFKKNRFEPDIAWILALKPEKLKTVYELTQEQFEKYLHGESVILDSKPDFDNKWIGLSYQGKLFSWGRYSNQQIKNVYPKGLRR, encoded by the coding sequence ATGAAAGTCGATTTGAGTAATGACTTTAAAGAAAAATATCGTAATTTAATGGGGGAACGGTCAGAAAAGCTTTTTGCAGCTATTCAAGAGGACAGTCAAGAAGCTTTCCGACTAAATCCACTCAAAGCTAACTATCAAAATGTTTCGTATTCTTTAGATAAACCCTTGGAATACAGCAATATCGGTTATTTCGGTGATATTAACGGTAATTCAATTGACCATTTATCAGGTTATGTTTACAGTCAAGAACCCAGCGCCATGTACGTTACCGAAATCGTTGATCCACAAGAAAATGAGAAGATTTTGGATCTCTGTGCGGCTCCTGGTAGTAAGACTACTTATATTGCCTCAAAAATGGCTTCTCAGGGACTTTTAGTCAGTAATGAGATAAATGCTAAGCGTGCCAAGGTATTGTCTTCTAACATCGAAAGAATGGGTATTACTAATACTGTTGTAACTAATAATTCACCCAAGGACTTTGAAAAAAAGTTTGACGACTTCTTCGACAAAATCTTAGTTGATGCGCCATGTTCTGGTGAAGGTATGTTTCGTAAGGATCCAGAATCAGTTGAATACTGGTCATTGGACTACGTTGAACAATGTGCCAATCGTCAGCAACATATTTTAGACTCTGCTTACAAGTTGCTGAATCAAGGTGGGACCTTAGTTTATTCGACATGTACTTTCTCACCTGAAGAGAATGAACAAAATGTCGCTTGGTTCTTGGATAAGTATCCTGACATGCATTTGGCTGAAGTTAAAAAATATCTCGGTATGGAAGATGGTCGTCCAGAATGGGCAAATGGCAATCCTGAGTTGAAAAAGGCTTTACGCATGTTCCCAGATCAATTCAATGGTGAAGGACACTTCATGTGTAAGCTAGTTAAAGACGGGGAAACTGTTGAACCAAAGGAACGTCAAATCAATGATGGTCTTAAGAAAGATGATTTAAAATTTGTTCAACAATTTGCCAAAACTAATCTCAACAGTTTGACTCAAACAAATTGGCTTAAGATCAGTGATTTCTTGTATCAAGCAGCCAGTTTGGATAATCGTTTTAAAGGATTACACATTTTAAGAAATGGTCTAAAACTAGGCGAATTCAAAAAAAATAGGTTCGAGCCTGATATCGCGTGGATATTAGCACTCAAACCTGAGAAATTGAAGACGGTTTATGAATTGACTCAAGAGCAATTCGAAAAATACTTGCACGGTGAGTCAGTTATTTTAGATTCAAAGCCTGACTTTGACAATAAATGGATTGGTTTATCGTATCAAGGTAAATTGTTCAGTTGGGGTCGTTACAGTAATCAGCAAATAAAAAACGTCTATCCCAAAGGGCTTAGACGTTAG
- the lepB gene encoding signal peptidase I, which yields MAENNKRRRSQKEEESGWQFWLQTIALTIAIYAVFFLGFKFILSNDKVSGPSMQPTFENNDKVIATRHSNIGRGDVIVLKAPDEPGSFYIKRVIGLPGDTVVSKNNKIYVNGKLYKEDFLNAGHKVKEPDTSLYAGKPYSYTYNFTLSTLAKNSPEWQQRYSSSYLKKIEQTNKVPAGTYFVMGDHRTVSKDSRIIGFINKKSVIGEVKWRYWPLNRWAIF from the coding sequence ATGGCAGAAAATAATAAGAGACGACGGTCTCAAAAGGAAGAAGAAAGCGGTTGGCAATTCTGGTTACAGACCATTGCTCTAACAATTGCAATCTATGCAGTTTTCTTCCTCGGATTTAAGTTCATTCTTTCCAACGATAAAGTTTCTGGACCTTCCATGCAGCCGACCTTTGAAAACAACGATAAAGTTATTGCGACAAGACATTCAAACATTGGTCGTGGTGATGTTATCGTTTTGAAGGCGCCTGACGAACCAGGATCATTTTATATCAAGAGAGTTATCGGTTTACCTGGCGATACAGTTGTTTCAAAGAACAACAAAATTTATGTTAATGGTAAACTGTATAAAGAAGACTTCCTCAATGCGGGTCACAAAGTTAAGGAACCTGATACTAGTCTCTATGCGGGCAAGCCATACAGCTATACGTATAATTTCACTTTAAGCACTTTAGCTAAGAATTCTCCTGAATGGCAACAACGTTATAGCAGTTCTTATCTAAAGAAAATCGAACAGACTAACAAAGTTCCTGCTGGTACCTATTTTGTAATGGGAGATCACAGAACCGTTTCCAAAGACAGTCGAATCATTGGTTTTATCAATAAGAAGAGTGTTATTGGTGAAGTCAAGTGGCGTTACTGGCCATTGAATAGATGGGCAATCTTTTAA
- a CDS encoding LBP_cg2779 family protein, producing the protein MDKPNIAEMIIQYEKDKDMTDTQFAFESHISVERVHNLKSGDYEPTAAETKTILEYIKLHQ; encoded by the coding sequence ATGGATAAACCAAATATTGCTGAAATGATAATTCAGTACGAAAAAGATAAAGATATGACTGATACACAATTTGCTTTTGAAAGTCACATTTCAGTAGAACGTGTTCATAACTTAAAGTCAGGTGACTACGAACCAACAGCAGCTGAAACAAAGACAATCTTAGAATACATTAAGCTACATCAATAA
- a CDS encoding TetR/AcrR family transcriptional regulator: MQRNTKTNEKIKKAFIKLMKTKGFEHLSISDITSIAEINRSTFYAHYEDKYDLEKHFEDSILEELKEKLKNNLNTTMQYQDITRGVEPYTVLTTIMEYVASEFELVKVLMDSNGTSFETRVKEILRYVIDQGLYLKKGNDKMAQQIPNDYAYEIIVAGLMDTIKYWLSKDKPEDVDTIVDIIMKTRYLSPYDLLGIDNNSL, from the coding sequence ATGCAAAGAAATACCAAAACAAATGAGAAAATCAAAAAAGCCTTCATCAAATTGATGAAGACTAAGGGCTTTGAACATCTGAGTATTAGCGATATTACATCGATAGCAGAAATTAATCGAAGTACTTTTTATGCACACTATGAAGATAAATATGATTTGGAAAAGCATTTCGAGGATAGTATCTTGGAGGAATTGAAAGAGAAGTTAAAAAACAATTTAAATACGACGATGCAATATCAAGATATAACTCGAGGAGTGGAGCCATATACTGTTTTGACAACGATTATGGAATATGTAGCTTCAGAATTTGAATTGGTGAAAGTGCTAATGGATAGTAATGGCACTTCCTTTGAAACTCGAGTTAAGGAGATTCTTAGATATGTGATTGATCAGGGATTGTATCTAAAGAAGGGCAACGACAAGATGGCCCAACAAATTCCGAATGATTACGCATATGAGATTATAGTTGCCGGTTTGATGGATACAATAAAGTATTGGCTTTCTAAAGATAAGCCGGAAGATGTCGATACTATAGTTGATATTATTATGAAAACTCGTTATTTAAGTCCTTATGATTTACTTGGTATTGATAATAATTCCCTTTAA
- a CDS encoding ABC transporter ATP-binding protein, with translation MSYIEVKHSSKIYNMAGKDFYANNDISFELKKGELTVIVGASGAGKSTLLNILGGMDSNSKGQVVINGKDISNYSDRQMTTYRRKSVGFVFQFYNLIPNLTSIENVELASQIVSDALDPLAVMQEVGLKDRINSFPAELSGGEQQRVSIARAIAKNPDLLLCDEPTGALDYKTGKTVLKMLQDFCNNSHKNVIIVTHNGTIKAMADHVIEIGDGKVKLDKLNTTPTPVEQIEW, from the coding sequence ATGTCTTACATTGAAGTCAAACATAGTTCCAAAATTTATAATATGGCAGGTAAAGATTTTTACGCAAATAATGATATAAGCTTTGAACTCAAAAAAGGTGAATTAACCGTGATTGTTGGCGCTTCTGGTGCTGGTAAATCCACATTGCTCAATATTTTAGGTGGAATGGATTCAAACTCTAAGGGACAAGTTGTCATTAATGGAAAAGATATTTCTAATTATTCTGATAGACAAATGACCACCTATCGTCGGAAAAGTGTGGGATTTGTTTTTCAATTTTACAATCTAATCCCTAATTTAACTTCTATTGAGAATGTAGAATTGGCATCCCAAATTGTATCTGACGCTTTGGATCCATTAGCAGTTATGCAAGAAGTTGGATTAAAGGATCGTATCAATAGTTTCCCGGCTGAACTATCTGGTGGTGAGCAACAACGAGTTTCAATCGCTCGAGCAATTGCCAAGAATCCTGATTTACTCTTATGCGATGAACCCACAGGAGCACTGGACTATAAAACTGGCAAGACTGTTTTGAAAATGCTGCAGGATTTTTGTAATAACTCGCACAAAAATGTCATTATCGTTACTCATAACGGGACGATCAAAGCAATGGCGGACCACGTAATCGAAATTGGCGACGGAAAAGTCAAATTGGACAAATTAAACACCACTCCCACACCAGTGGAACAGATTGAATGGTAG
- a CDS encoding ABC transporter permease — MKILNKNILREFKFSIARFISIATLLALGVFILIGLKVTGNDMRQTANSYYTSHKMADAVIKSTSDISKSDQTKMKIINHIKTIEFSNSTDGLISNSNQSIRIQANTTKLSISKPTTGRLPKNNNEIALSSRAKGKYKLGDYITINNKSHEKLSTLKNSKLKVVGFVTSADYLLKQNLGATTVGTGQIDTYGIVKKTNFKSKTPSLALISYNNLKGASYSDSYAKQVEKNVSNTESKVRTMSQNRQQAIITKFNEQITKETPALSKLYGNKTNQVIKTEKDKVSKKASALTYTIQSRNDYNQGYNQYGEDAKRIDILSNTFPLIFFAVAILVVFITMSRMGEEKRIELGTLRALGYSKFSAMKVFLLYGFLASAIGTAIGAWLGTTFLPRKIFSAYTANFVIPNLKTPISWSLIGLSFVITILCTVLPAVYVAGNSLREKPATLMLPKPPKKGSKILLEHIPFIWKHFSFNYKVTMRNLFRYKFKSLMTIVGVLGCTALLITGFGIKDSLSGIVNTQYKDIVHYDVIGMYNTSDSTKNIDHYKNYVKNIEGLKEQTSVYYESITAKSKEMVNNQQISMVIPKSTRRFSNYVTLQTPTAHKETSLTKDGAAITQKLAKVMNVAVGDKMTIKDSTGKKYRIKVAAITEMYAGHNIYMSPSYYKKVFKKAVSYNSLMIRLKNRSETNIDKVSRGLTKQSASKTVIQSDDAKQTINNILDGLNNLVLIIIFAASLLAFVVLFTLTNINVSERIRELSTIKVLGFYPMEVVMYIYRETLILTIIGILLGYAGGSWLHNYIMQTLPPETAMADMTLLWSNFTISGFMTVVFSIIVMIFMARKIKNVDMLGALKSVD; from the coding sequence TTGAAAATATTAAATAAAAATATCTTACGTGAATTCAAGTTTTCCATTGCGCGCTTTATTTCAATTGCTACCCTACTTGCCTTGGGAGTTTTCATCCTAATTGGTCTTAAAGTTACTGGCAATGATATGAGACAAACAGCGAACAGTTATTACACTAGTCATAAAATGGCTGATGCAGTAATTAAGAGTACTTCTGATATTTCAAAGTCTGATCAGACCAAGATGAAAATAATCAATCATATCAAAACAATTGAATTTTCTAATAGTACCGATGGATTAATCTCGAACAGCAATCAAAGCATTCGCATACAAGCTAATACGACTAAACTATCAATTAGTAAGCCTACAACTGGCCGTTTACCCAAAAATAATAATGAAATTGCTTTGAGCAGTCGTGCGAAAGGCAAATATAAGTTGGGTGACTACATTACTATCAATAATAAAAGCCATGAAAAGTTATCAACTTTAAAAAATTCCAAATTGAAAGTGGTTGGCTTTGTCACATCTGCCGATTATTTGCTCAAACAAAATCTTGGAGCAACTACTGTAGGCACTGGCCAGATTGATACTTATGGCATAGTGAAGAAAACGAACTTTAAGTCTAAAACTCCATCATTGGCTCTGATCAGTTATAACAATTTAAAAGGTGCAAGTTATTCTGATAGCTATGCAAAACAAGTTGAAAAAAACGTTTCTAATACTGAATCCAAAGTGAGAACCATGTCTCAAAATCGGCAACAAGCAATAATCACTAAATTCAACGAACAAATTACCAAAGAGACACCTGCTTTGTCCAAGTTATATGGAAATAAAACTAATCAGGTTATCAAAACTGAAAAGGATAAGGTTTCAAAGAAAGCCTCTGCCCTAACCTATACGATTCAATCACGTAATGACTATAATCAGGGATACAACCAATACGGTGAAGATGCTAAAAGAATTGACATACTTTCAAATACTTTTCCGCTGATTTTCTTTGCAGTAGCTATTTTGGTTGTCTTTATTACAATGTCTCGTATGGGTGAAGAAAAGCGTATTGAATTAGGTACGTTACGCGCACTCGGCTATTCTAAGTTTTCAGCGATGAAAGTCTTCTTACTATACGGGTTCTTGGCCAGTGCTATCGGGACAGCTATCGGAGCCTGGTTGGGAACAACTTTTTTGCCACGAAAGATCTTCTCTGCTTACACTGCTAATTTCGTAATTCCAAATCTCAAGACACCAATTTCTTGGTCATTGATTGGACTATCATTTGTCATTACTATCTTATGCACGGTTTTACCCGCAGTTTATGTGGCTGGAAATTCGTTAAGAGAAAAACCGGCAACTCTGATGTTACCCAAGCCTCCCAAAAAAGGTTCTAAAATTTTATTGGAGCACATCCCATTCATTTGGAAACATTTCTCATTTAACTACAAAGTTACTATGAGAAACTTATTCAGATATAAATTCAAATCATTAATGACCATTGTTGGTGTGCTCGGATGTACTGCATTATTAATTACTGGTTTTGGGATCAAAGATTCCTTAAGCGGCATTGTAAACACACAGTATAAGGATATTGTTCATTACGACGTCATTGGAATGTACAATACTTCTGACTCAACAAAAAACATTGATCATTATAAAAATTATGTTAAAAACATCGAGGGATTAAAAGAGCAAACATCCGTCTATTATGAAAGCATTACCGCCAAATCAAAAGAAATGGTTAATAATCAGCAAATTTCAATGGTTATCCCCAAATCCACACGACGATTTTCAAACTATGTGACCTTGCAAACTCCTACTGCACATAAAGAAACAAGTTTAACTAAAGATGGTGCTGCTATTACTCAGAAATTAGCCAAAGTTATGAATGTTGCGGTCGGTGACAAAATGACTATCAAGGATTCTACCGGCAAGAAATATAGAATAAAAGTCGCCGCTATTACGGAAATGTACGCGGGGCATAACATCTATATGAGTCCAAGTTATTATAAGAAAGTATTTAAAAAAGCAGTCTCATACAATTCACTTATGATCCGTTTAAAAAATAGATCTGAGACAAACATCGATAAGGTTTCACGTGGATTGACGAAGCAATCCGCATCAAAAACGGTAATTCAATCTGATGATGCTAAGCAAACTATCAATAATATTTTGGATGGCTTAAATAACTTAGTCTTGATTATCATCTTTGCTGCCTCGTTGCTGGCATTCGTAGTTCTATTTACATTAACCAATATCAACGTATCTGAACGGATTCGAGAACTGTCAACTATTAAGGTTCTTGGTTTCTACCCAATGGAAGTCGTTATGTATATTTACCGCGAGACGTTAATTTTAACAATAATCGGTATCCTTTTGGGATATGCAGGTGGCAGCTGGCTACACAACTATATTATGCAAACCTTACCGCCAGAAACTGCCATGGCTGATATGACTTTATTGTGGTCCAACTTTACTATTTCCGGATTTATGACAGTCGTTTTCTCGATTATAGTTATGATTTTTATGGCACGTAAAATTAAAAACGTCGATATGCTCGGAGCACTTAAATCAGTCGACTAA
- a CDS encoding DUF2075 domain-containing protein, with amino-acid sequence MLDSVLPDKHLTAEQQDVFNEIFDFCQNNLSTQTKGLFQLNGDAGTGKSVILTQLFLRLEQLAKNNGTDNYFLVNHPELLKVYQENASGYKELRKNRFLRPTTFINRMNKKNKSADVVVIDEAHLLLSEADRYNNFEQNNQLEEIIKLSKVVIIVYDERQVLKLKSFWSQKVIDNLVKRFQLHYQLATLHVQMRMQAPKKIVQWIDNLTNNLQLKPVNQQQSDFLGGSYNGYEFRVYPDAEKMYQQLRQDNATYQKSRIVATADYPSTLDGKKHFVNEGEFHLPWDQYNYSNVTWAQKESTIDEIGSIYTVQGFDLNYVAVIIGPSVVYAGDGRIKVDIAKYEDQEAFKKRHQADLTDVDAAKRAIILNSINVLLKRGVKGVYVYFHDSRIYDYLKK; translated from the coding sequence ATGCTAGATTCTGTTTTACCCGATAAGCATCTGACCGCGGAACAACAAGATGTTTTTAATGAAATATTTGATTTTTGCCAAAATAATTTAAGCACCCAGACTAAAGGCCTATTTCAACTTAATGGGGATGCTGGTACTGGAAAGAGCGTTATTTTAACACAATTATTCTTACGTCTAGAACAACTGGCTAAAAATAATGGAACCGACAATTACTTTTTAGTTAATCATCCAGAATTGTTGAAGGTCTACCAAGAAAATGCGAGTGGCTATAAAGAGTTACGTAAAAATCGATTTTTACGTCCCACAACTTTTATCAATCGCATGAATAAGAAAAATAAATCAGCGGATGTTGTCGTAATTGACGAAGCTCACTTATTGTTGAGCGAAGCCGATCGTTATAATAATTTTGAGCAGAACAATCAGTTAGAAGAAATAATCAAGCTGAGTAAAGTTGTCATAATAGTTTATGATGAGCGCCAAGTTTTGAAATTGAAGAGTTTTTGGTCACAGAAAGTAATCGATAATCTGGTCAAAAGGTTCCAGTTACATTACCAATTAGCGACGCTCCATGTTCAAATGCGTATGCAAGCTCCAAAGAAAATTGTTCAGTGGATTGATAATCTGACGAATAATTTACAACTTAAACCGGTTAATCAGCAACAATCCGATTTTCTAGGTGGCAGTTATAATGGTTATGAATTTAGAGTATATCCAGATGCTGAAAAAATGTATCAGCAATTACGCCAGGATAATGCAACTTATCAAAAGTCCCGCATCGTTGCGACAGCTGATTATCCTTCAACTCTTGATGGCAAGAAACACTTTGTCAATGAGGGAGAGTTTCATTTACCTTGGGACCAATATAATTATTCCAATGTCACGTGGGCGCAAAAAGAATCGACCATTGATGAAATTGGTTCAATCTATACGGTGCAAGGATTTGACCTCAACTACGTGGCAGTGATTATCGGTCCGTCAGTTGTTTATGCTGGTGATGGTAGGATAAAAGTTGATATTGCCAAGTATGAAGATCAAGAGGCTTTTAAGAAACGTCATCAAGCAGATTTAACTGATGTGGACGCTGCTAAAAGGGCAATAATTCTGAATTCAATCAATGTTTTACTAAAACGGGGAGTTAAAGGCGTGTATGTCTATTTTCATGATTCACGTATTTACGATTATTTAAAAAAATAA
- a CDS encoding C40 family peptidase, translating to MNKKAKLSFICGMALTMLAITTQQNVKADTTTDNQVTTTSTQNQAVSQATAATTPTDDQKAVDTPATATDDTANAQATVANTADTTATNDQTTTTAADQNADTQADATASNITQLKGIVTTRNQATPLYKQDGSAITDRQLGPNTPWFTDQKLQYNGKTYYRVATNEYTDGQDVVLTYGNAADGIIRVKSSGAVNFSRSDKGFTRNGSANQAANTVWRYNRTDKVNGMTYYQIANNVWLNSDDATTAAAYQNPNGWLQIHNSQIQPSGGAVGYDLYNGVEGIKTYLVRKYFGYSNAHTIYDGSVAASVRALQSRKGLPVTGVVNLATWKAMGFVESTWYGIDSYVAPLQTNMTSTRTDHIEAMINQAYKYLGQPWISGAASMPSYGVDCSGLVTQALYASGIDSSPISNIQHAQPGHEWNSRDYWADNRLPRVNFNNRQRGDLIFFADPSTGVVWHVGILLNRDTMIESWPFAVQVHSIYSSRGNIVGVKRVFH from the coding sequence ATGAATAAAAAAGCAAAACTATCATTTATTTGTGGTATGGCACTAACAATGTTAGCAATTACTACTCAACAAAATGTTAAAGCTGACACAACTACTGATAATCAAGTAACAACTACAAGTACTCAAAACCAAGCCGTTTCTCAAGCTACTGCAGCTACAACACCTACTGACGACCAAAAAGCCGTTGATACTCCTGCTACAGCAACTGACGACACAGCCAATGCTCAAGCAACTGTTGCTAACACTGCTGACACAACTGCAACTAATGACCAAACAACAACCACAGCTGCTGATCAAAATGCAGACACACAAGCAGATGCTACAGCCTCAAACATCACTCAATTAAAGGGAATTGTTACAACTAGAAACCAAGCAACTCCACTTTACAAACAAGATGGTTCAGCTATTACTGACCGTCAACTTGGACCTAACACTCCATGGTTCACTGACCAAAAGTTACAATACAATGGTAAGACTTACTATCGTGTTGCTACTAACGAATACACTGACGGTCAAGATGTTGTTTTGACATATGGTAACGCAGCTGACGGTATCATTCGTGTTAAATCATCCGGTGCTGTTAACTTTTCACGTTCTGACAAAGGATTCACTCGAAATGGTTCAGCTAACCAAGCTGCTAACACTGTTTGGAGATACAACCGTACTGACAAAGTTAATGGTATGACTTATTACCAAATTGCTAACAACGTTTGGTTAAACAGTGACGATGCTACAACTGCTGCTGCATACCAAAACCCAAATGGTTGGCTACAAATTCACAACAGCCAAATCCAACCTTCTGGTGGTGCTGTTGGTTATGATTTGTACAATGGTGTTGAAGGTATCAAGACTTATTTAGTAAGAAAATACTTTGGCTACTCTAATGCACACACAATCTATGATGGTTCCGTAGCTGCTAGTGTCAGAGCTCTTCAATCAAGAAAAGGTCTTCCTGTAACAGGTGTTGTTAACTTGGCTACATGGAAAGCTATGGGCTTTGTTGAAAGTACATGGTACGGTATTGACTCATATGTTGCTCCATTACAAACTAATATGACAAGTACTCGTACAGATCACATTGAAGCCATGATTAACCAAGCATACAAGTATCTTGGCCAACCTTGGATCTCTGGTGCAGCTTCAATGCCATCATATGGTGTTGACTGTTCTGGATTAGTTACACAAGCACTTTACGCATCTGGTATTGATTCATCACCAATTTCAAATATTCAACACGCTCAACCAGGCCACGAATGGAATAGTCGTGACTACTGGGCAGATAACAGACTACCTCGTGTAAACTTTAATAACCGTCAACGTGGAGATTTGATTTTCTTCGCTGATCCATCAACTGGCGTTGTTTGGCACGTTGGTATTCTTTTGAACAGAGACACAATGATCGAATCATGGCCATTTGCTGTTCAAGTACACTCAATCTACTCATCACGTGGAAACATTGTTGGTGTAAAACGTGTATTTCATTAA